ggaactaacaattcgACATAGGGAGGTTTTTGACTTAGgaaaggtcgacttatcgaggtctgaCTATAGTACTGATAAAACTGACAGCTTGGTTTTTCTTTAAGTAAAAAATTTCTGAACACAGGATGAAATcatgaaaagacaaaacatacaGCACTCATATACCATCAAGTTATAATTAATCAAATACAGTGTCTCTCTTTCAAAGGTCAGATATCCAACAACATAGCAGTGTTAGTAGAAGAGCAGGACATCTCTCAGGAATGTGAGCAAGTGAAAAACATCAGCTATACGATGGTCAGGATACAATCAGACTACATTCACTCATATCAGAGATATGACAGTTTTAATCCCTCTAACAGCTCTAgcattttattctctctctctcacacacactctctctctctaagaaACTTACTTTGTTCCAAATACACAGCTGGCAAGATCACTGTGAAGTTCTGAAGAAATTCTGTTGAATAAATTAGTATAATTAATATTAccaaatattattaaaacagttaaaatataatacaatattataTTATCAAAACATGATGCTAAatcttttttccaaaatattttcaaatctcaaaatcacaaaatctCTGCTTTATCAATATTTAAGATTCTTGATATAAGGTAATAAAATAAGATTAATTTctgaagataaataaaaaaatttaaaacctaAAATTTGCTTCAAAGAATTTTTATCTTACCCCAGTTCATCAAGATCTTCCTTGAAATGCTGTGAaccaaaggaaacaaaagcacAACTCAATCATGCTGCTGCATGTGCcaataatttcatatttttacagCAATAAGTTGAAAAtacattcaaataaaataataaaacctttTCAAGGAAATCATTTTGTACcagtgtatgagagagaaagaaggagagtgAAGGATATAGTTGAAGAGCTCTTTCTGAAAGATGGGAGGTTAAATTAGTCATGTAAAAGTTTCCTCTGGCTTTGGCTAAGATAAAATGCTATTAACGTTCCCTGATTGTAAATATCATTACCTGTTGTTTTAGTGAAGTTGTTGTATGCCGAAGACCACATTTGACAAGACACAGCAAGCCAGCAAACACAATGCCTAAGATTTCTTCACTAGTTGCATCCTCCAATGTGGGCACAATAGCTTTAAACTCAGAGTAAGTAACTTCATCTTCGAGGCTCTGTACAACCACTGCAATTAAACAAATGTTCTTACAaggtttaactttttttcaagtattttatatatattttagagaGGGGGATGCACTGATCCAATGATTATTCATCTGCAAAATGTGCACTAACTTTGAAGCACACAAGTGCATCAGTAATGTCACACTTTAACTCAATatgtttaattttgaaatttcagAATTTTACTACAAGTTGaagaacagaaacataaaaGAGTGTGACAAGAGTACTGATCTAAACTGTCATCAGATCATCCATTCCTAGGATCATCTCTCACTGAAAACCTTAAACTGGCGACGGGAGTGTACCTCTTCCTCAAGTAACTTTTTACTTTATGcaaaaaaagcgaaaaagaaataattgtgttacatttcaaaacttttcGAAAAGTGTTCTTGTCTAGTTTGTTCAGCGGTTTGATCATTGCTTTGATTTCAGGCGGAACACGGGCTCCAACGAATGATGTGCGGTCTGAAGCCACACGTCCCCCGCCCCCCTGCACTTGCACAATAGACATGTTGACGCTCTGTGTCGCACCCAAAGAATGTGTCTTCCTTTGTCACTGCATGTCTTAACGATTTACTCTGCTGCTTTTCGTTACTTGAATACTAAAACTTCGAAAGACATGTAAGAGTTTGTTTCAATTACAAATTAACTCAAACAGATCTCGTCTGCTCTCTCAGCAACGGAAGTAGAATGTACGGCGGAAATCCCCGGACCGAAATCTTTTGCACTTTTGTATATCCGCTCTAAGATATAGGTCTAAGAACAAATCTTGAAAAGAGCTGTTTCATCAAATTAAACTGAATATTATCATATAAAGAAATCTTTTGCAATTATAATATGCAAATAGcatcttttgtttcttgatATGGAGAGAATAAGATGTCATGTGACATGCTTGGGGCAACATGCTCTATTCATCCGCAAGCGTCAAAATGGCAGCTTCTTGTTGCACTTGaagttatttcatttgtcattaCTGTATGCTAATATACTTTGACTGCTGAAAGTGCACAGAAGCAAAGAAGTGCTTATTCGGCCCAGCAATATAACTTTATTACGAAGgtagttattttttaacaagttgtgattgtttattttttgggaTCACGTAAGTTAAAAAGTGTATGTTCAGGCCTGCTTTCGCCCTTAGTAATGAGGCTTGTTAGCAGAACTTGCGGTTGAGTAGTGCGTGGAATGTATATGGtgtgacaaagagagagagattttgcTATTCACGAAAAAGATTGAAACATGCTAACAGAATTCCATGACGTAAATAAACCAATGTTGCCTATTAATATGCCAAACGGTGAAACATCAAGATGAAGTCAGTACGATTCCGCTGAAAGATGCGAAGTTAATAGATTGCATGACCAATTAATAAAATAGCATCATGCTCTCAGTATGAAGGAATAGTTGCTGCTTTTGCACAAACCGATAAAGCAGATTTATAATATGCCATTTTTggtgcattttcttttc
This is a stretch of genomic DNA from Pomacea canaliculata isolate SZHN2017 linkage group LG3, ASM307304v1, whole genome shotgun sequence. It encodes these proteins:
- the LOC112560443 gene encoding COMM domain-containing protein 5-like, with protein sequence MSIVQVQGGGGRVASDRTSFVGARVPPEIKAMIKPLNKLDKNTFRKVLKLVVQSLEDEVTYSEFKAIVPTLEDATSEEILGIVFAGLLCLVKCGLRHTTTSLKQQHFKEDLDELGISSELHSDLASCVFGTKRAVLDQQLLTSRPRLPQLSELKWRVDVAISTSVLNRVLEPSILMEMTLSNGQIKVFEVPVSQFHQLRYNVAYVLKQMEDLEKRSILKIQD